One region of Syntrophobacterales bacterium genomic DNA includes:
- a CDS encoding Crp/Fnr family transcriptional regulator has product MALINILKTIPLFALLTEAERELLAGLLRRKSIKKHELLFRQGDEGTAFYIILQGRIKISVSRRREKVTLAILGPGEFLGEMALLDGLPRSADAAALEDSQLYALNRKDFLFFLGKNENAVRAILHSLSKRLRKTDDQLAEMCFLNLSARLAKQLVEMAAPQSAYENHPESFSVIISQQELGNILGVSRESINKELRILRDKGCVSTLRNTIIIKDLESLRRRMP; this is encoded by the coding sequence ATTGCGCTGATCAATATACTTAAAACTATCCCATTATTTGCCTTGCTGACCGAGGCGGAGCGGGAACTTTTGGCCGGCCTCCTGCGGCGCAAGAGCATCAAAAAACATGAGCTCCTCTTTCGCCAGGGCGATGAAGGAACGGCTTTTTACATCATTTTGCAGGGGAGAATAAAAATATCCGTATCCAGAAGGAGGGAGAAAGTAACGCTGGCGATTCTTGGTCCAGGGGAATTTCTGGGGGAAATGGCACTGCTTGATGGACTGCCCCGCTCGGCCGATGCGGCGGCGCTTGAGGATTCTCAGCTCTACGCCCTTAACCGCAAGGATTTTCTTTTCTTTCTGGGAAAAAATGAAAACGCCGTCCGCGCCATCCTTCACTCCCTCTCCAAGAGATTACGCAAGACCGACGATCAGTTGGCGGAGATGTGTTTCCTCAATTTATCGGCGCGGCTGGCAAAACAACTCGTCGAAATGGCGGCGCCGCAATCCGCTTATGAAAATCATCCGGAATCCTTTTCGGTGATTATCTCCCAGCAGGAATTGGGAAACATCCTCGGTGTCTCCCGGGAGAGCATCAATAAAGAATTAAGAATACTCCGCGATAAGGGCTGTGTGTCAACATTACGAAATACTATTATAATCAAAGATTTAGAATCTTTAAGACGACGAATGCCCTGA
- a CDS encoding MBL fold metallo-hydrolase, giving the protein MKVKLMGAARTVTGSCYIVEAAGHRFAIDCGMHQGNEEIEKRNWDVDIYNPHEIEFVLLTHAHIDHSGLIPRLVQKGFKGKIYMTPPTRELLHIMLLDSAHIQEMEAQWKSVKRRRHGESISTPLYVQKDAMDSFPLFSAITYDEAFSPFPGLTVTFRDAGHILGAAMMELSLTEDGKQSKIVFSGDIGRPSQLIVRDPVVIEEADFLFMESTYGNRNHKDEKDSLEELAEAIAYSYKRKEKVIIPAFAVERTQEMIYSLHLLAKDGRLPDIPVYVDSPLAIQATEIFKKCKKYMDEETRLILENGDDPLQLPRLQYTQSTAESIAINNTQGPAIVISASGMANAGRIKHHLRHNLWREGASVVFVGFQAQGTPGRKIIDGAEKIHILNEDVAVRAKIFTINGFSAHSGQTQLLEWFGHFKNRDVKLFLTHGEYTAQQELARLIKERFDVVAAIPDYLEEITLTPGMQPKVVAYPEKAEPRIDWGYLISDLEGRLAQIQNRREALEKKRWVEQVELRDRLLETSRDLAGIIAEI; this is encoded by the coding sequence ATGAAGGTAAAACTGATGGGCGCGGCAAGGACGGTTACCGGTTCCTGTTATATTGTCGAAGCGGCGGGGCACAGGTTTGCCATTGACTGCGGCATGCATCAGGGCAACGAGGAGATAGAAAAGCGCAACTGGGATGTTGATATTTATAACCCCCATGAAATCGAATTTGTCCTGTTGACCCACGCCCATATTGATCATTCCGGCCTGATTCCCCGCCTCGTGCAGAAGGGATTCAAGGGCAAGATATACATGACGCCCCCCACCCGGGAGCTTCTCCATATCATGCTTCTGGACAGCGCCCACATCCAGGAGATGGAAGCGCAATGGAAAAGCGTAAAACGGCGGCGTCACGGGGAATCCATCAGCACCCCGCTCTATGTGCAGAAAGACGCAATGGACTCCTTCCCCCTTTTTTCCGCAATCACCTATGATGAAGCTTTTTCGCCGTTTCCCGGCTTGACGGTTACGTTCCGGGATGCGGGCCATATCCTTGGCGCGGCGATGATGGAACTGTCCCTTACCGAGGATGGGAAACAGAGCAAAATCGTCTTTTCCGGGGACATAGGCAGGCCGTCGCAACTCATCGTCCGCGATCCGGTTGTTATCGAAGAGGCGGATTTCCTCTTTATGGAGTCCACCTACGGCAACCGCAACCACAAGGATGAAAAGGACAGTCTTGAAGAACTTGCGGAAGCGATTGCGTACAGTTACAAACGGAAGGAAAAGGTGATCATTCCGGCCTTCGCCGTCGAACGCACCCAGGAGATGATCTACTCTCTGCACCTGCTGGCGAAGGATGGCCGCCTTCCCGACATCCCCGTGTATGTGGACAGCCCGCTTGCCATCCAGGCAACGGAGATATTCAAGAAATGCAAAAAATACATGGATGAGGAGACCAGACTAATCCTCGAAAACGGCGACGACCCGCTGCAGCTTCCCCGGCTCCAATACACCCAGTCCACCGCCGAATCGATTGCAATCAACAATACGCAGGGACCGGCAATCGTCATCTCTGCAAGCGGCATGGCCAATGCCGGCCGCATCAAGCACCATCTGCGCCACAACCTCTGGCGGGAGGGGGCAAGCGTTGTCTTTGTCGGATTCCAGGCGCAGGGGACGCCGGGCAGGAAGATCATCGACGGCGCCGAAAAGATTCACATTCTGAACGAGGATGTCGCCGTACGCGCGAAGATATTCACGATTAACGGCTTTTCCGCCCATTCCGGACAAACCCAGCTTCTGGAATGGTTCGGACATTTTAAAAACAGGGATGTCAAACTTTTTCTGACACATGGCGAGTACACAGCCCAGCAGGAACTGGCGAGGCTGATCAAGGAACGTTTCGACGTCGTAGCGGCGATCCCCGATTATCTTGAGGAGATAACGCTGACGCCGGGGATGCAGCCCAAAGTGGTTGCCTACCCGGAAAAGGCCGAACCACGGATAGACTGGGGGTACCTGATCTCCGACCTCGAAGGAAGGCTTGCCCAGATTCAAAACCGCCGGGAGGCGCTGGAGAAAAAGAGGTGGGTGGAGCAGGTCGAGCTCCGCGACCGGCTTCTCGAAACGAGCCGGGACCTGGCAGGAATCATTGCCGAAATCTGA
- a CDS encoding DUF169 domain-containing protein encodes MESKIAVALKLAYPPVAILWADEKPADALGFKEGKWGCVMWMLASAAKGKAAAFDEKTYGCWGGGIGLGFGNQYLNFPGGIECFCRFLSTGNEQSATGQAVARQLAPFVEKDWLEDFLQGEGFIKTPELVKDFVDNLPIMQVPARYVLFKPLEKVDLEKEQPEIIVFLADPDQLSALVILANYGRKGNENAIIPYAAGCQTIGIYPYREAQSDNPRAVVGLTDLSARNNLKKQLGRNLFSFAVPLKMFQEMEEDVSGSFLQKNTWRALCA; translated from the coding sequence ATGGAAAGCAAAATTGCGGTTGCCCTGAAACTGGCATATCCCCCCGTAGCCATTCTCTGGGCTGACGAAAAGCCGGCAGATGCCCTGGGATTTAAGGAAGGCAAATGGGGCTGCGTAATGTGGATGCTGGCCAGCGCGGCGAAGGGGAAGGCGGCAGCCTTTGATGAGAAAACGTATGGCTGCTGGGGCGGGGGAATTGGCCTGGGTTTCGGTAACCAGTACCTTAATTTTCCCGGAGGGATAGAATGCTTCTGCCGTTTTTTGTCAACGGGAAACGAACAATCGGCAACTGGCCAGGCAGTGGCCAGGCAATTGGCGCCCTTTGTCGAGAAGGATTGGCTCGAAGATTTCCTTCAGGGTGAGGGGTTCATTAAAACGCCGGAACTTGTCAAGGATTTTGTTGACAACCTGCCCATCATGCAGGTTCCTGCAAGGTATGTGCTTTTTAAGCCCCTGGAAAAGGTGGATCTCGAAAAAGAGCAACCCGAGATAATTGTTTTCCTTGCCGATCCGGATCAGCTTTCCGCCCTGGTAATTTTGGCCAATTACGGAAGAAAAGGGAATGAAAACGCTATTATTCCGTATGCCGCGGGATGCCAGACCATTGGCATTTACCCCTACCGGGAAGCGCAGTCGGACAATCCCCGGGCGGTGGTCGGCCTTACCGACCTCTCCGCGCGGAATAATCTGAAGAAACAGCTCGGCAGAAATCTGTTTTCCTTTGCCGTCCCGCTGAAAATGTTTCAGGAGATGGAGGAGGACGTTTCAGGCAGCTTCCTCCAGAAGAACACCTGGCGGGCATTGTGCGCATAG
- a CDS encoding energy transducer TonB, whose product MKKKFLILFILFSLTIHALVILLSLRLKLPAVTHHDPVIKVELKTPQEVEKPRARHSKTPTRTFADAGTEADLASEASVGLENPGGVYEPYLLKIRRRIENLWSYPPQALAENREGSAVIRFTIAANGTLAGSTVLTSSGNFLLDEGALACIRGASPFDPLPASFNLSRLNVTATFSYRINL is encoded by the coding sequence ATGAAAAAGAAATTCCTGATTCTTTTTATTCTGTTTTCACTGACAATTCACGCACTGGTGATCTTGCTTTCGCTCCGCCTCAAGCTGCCGGCAGTGACGCATCACGATCCGGTTATAAAGGTAGAGTTGAAAACGCCTCAGGAGGTGGAAAAACCCCGCGCCAGACATTCGAAAACGCCGACACGAACTTTTGCCGACGCTGGCACGGAAGCCGATCTCGCCAGTGAGGCGTCGGTGGGGCTCGAAAACCCCGGCGGCGTTTATGAACCTTATCTGCTGAAGATCCGCCGCCGGATCGAGAATCTTTGGTCATACCCGCCTCAGGCCCTCGCCGAAAACCGGGAGGGAAGCGCCGTAATCCGCTTTACCATAGCGGCGAACGGAACTCTGGCGGGCTCCACCGTACTCACCAGTTCCGGAAACTTTCTTCTTGATGAAGGGGCACTTGCCTGCATCAGGGGCGCCTCGCCCTTTGACCCGCTGCCCGCCTCCTTCAATCTTTCGCGCCTCAATGTAACCGCCACCTTCAGTTACCGGATAAATCTCTGA
- a CDS encoding TIGR04282 family arsenosugar biosynthesis glycosyltransferase — MRDDFYPVGKIVTGIMLNNPAHQNRCLAVFVRAPQPGKVKTRLAGTCGDSFAAELYGCFVDDLLEALAPVNCHLEIFFTPAESEFEISDRFGKRFAYTPQKGEGLGERMANAFKTCFAKGFAASLLIGSDSPDLTAEVIEEAFQALENGQDAVVGPACDGGYYLIGFRAAAFAPAVFNELPRGENSVLEETLARLRDRECIFHLTPVWHDIDTEQDLRHLWSRHQDSPFGRSRTMAFLRKRRGGETRER, encoded by the coding sequence GTGAGAGATGATTTTTACCCCGTTGGGAAAATAGTGACCGGCATAATGCTGAACAATCCTGCACATCAGAACCGTTGTCTGGCGGTCTTTGTCCGCGCTCCCCAGCCGGGGAAGGTCAAGACCAGACTGGCCGGGACCTGCGGCGATTCTTTTGCCGCCGAACTTTACGGCTGTTTCGTGGACGATCTGCTGGAGGCGCTGGCCCCGGTGAACTGCCATCTGGAGATTTTCTTCACGCCGGCAGAAAGTGAGTTCGAGATCAGCGACCGATTTGGCAAACGCTTCGCCTATACGCCGCAAAAAGGGGAAGGGCTCGGGGAAAGGATGGCAAATGCCTTTAAAACATGCTTTGCAAAGGGATTTGCTGCGTCCCTGCTTATTGGGAGCGATTCGCCGGATCTGACCGCAGAGGTGATCGAGGAGGCTTTTCAGGCGCTGGAAAACGGACAGGACGCAGTCGTTGGCCCGGCCTGCGACGGCGGCTATTATCTGATCGGCTTTCGCGCCGCGGCGTTTGCTCCGGCTGTTTTCAACGAACTTCCCCGGGGAGAAAACAGCGTTTTGGAAGAAACCTTGGCCCGTCTGCGCGACAGAGAATGTATATTCCACCTGACGCCGGTGTGGCACGATATCGATACGGAGCAAGATTTGCGGCACCTTTGGAGCAGGCATCAAGATAGCCCGTTTGGCCGTTCGCGAACCATGGCCTTCCTGCGAAAACGCAGGGGTGGAGAGACGCGCGAACGGTAA
- the gltX gene encoding glutamate--tRNA ligase → MMNDEKIRTRFAPSPTGYLHIGGARTALFNWLFTRRYNGTFVLRIEDTDQVRSTDESTQAILDAMRWLGLNWDEGPYFQAERVSIHRQMVEKLIDEGKAYYCDCTPDELDAKRKKALAEGRKPKYDGCCRDRGLKKSANTVVRFRCPEVGVTVVRDLIKGGISFNNDELDDLIIERTDGYPTYNFAVVVDDAQMAITHVIRGDDHVNNTPKQILLYEALGYDIPLFGHVPMILGSDKARLSKRHGATSVMAYKDMGFLPEALVNYLVRLGWSHGDQEIFTIEDLIREFSLESVGKSPAVFNPEKLLWLNQHYIKNYPQEKLIAAVTPFWAEKGFNLADGEFVRKAMENLRTRSRTIVEMADSGAFFFKDEVEYEPAAAEKFLTAEYLGHLEAVAEKLPGVADYTKDGIEIFLRALAEERGTKLKWLAQALRVTLTGKTVSPGIDEIMATIGKKRVLGKINKAVDYIKARSN, encoded by the coding sequence ATCATGAACGACGAAAAAATAAGAACGCGTTTTGCCCCGTCTCCGACGGGTTATCTCCATATCGGCGGCGCCAGAACGGCCCTTTTTAACTGGCTTTTTACACGGCGGTACAACGGCACTTTTGTTTTGAGAATAGAAGACACCGATCAGGTGCGCTCCACGGATGAATCGACGCAGGCGATTCTGGATGCGATGCGTTGGCTGGGGCTGAACTGGGACGAGGGGCCATATTTTCAGGCAGAGCGGGTGTCTATTCACCGGCAGATGGTGGAAAAACTGATCGACGAGGGGAAGGCCTACTACTGTGACTGCACCCCGGATGAGCTCGACGCAAAAAGGAAAAAAGCCCTTGCCGAGGGAAGAAAACCCAAATACGATGGCTGTTGTCGGGACAGGGGACTGAAAAAATCGGCCAACACGGTCGTGCGGTTCCGCTGTCCGGAGGTAGGCGTCACGGTTGTCCGCGATCTGATCAAAGGGGGGATCTCCTTCAATAACGATGAACTTGACGACCTGATCATCGAGAGAACGGACGGGTATCCTACCTACAATTTCGCAGTCGTCGTTGATGACGCGCAGATGGCAATCACCCATGTTATCCGGGGCGACGACCATGTCAATAATACGCCCAAGCAGATACTGCTCTATGAGGCGCTTGGGTACGATATCCCGCTGTTTGGGCATGTTCCGATGATTCTCGGCTCTGACAAGGCGCGTCTGAGCAAAAGGCACGGGGCGACGTCGGTTATGGCATACAAGGATATGGGTTTTCTCCCCGAGGCCCTGGTGAATTATCTCGTCCGTCTGGGCTGGTCGCACGGCGATCAGGAGATTTTTACGATAGAAGATCTCATTCGCGAGTTTTCGCTGGAGTCGGTCGGTAAATCGCCGGCCGTTTTCAACCCGGAGAAACTCCTCTGGCTGAATCAGCATTACATAAAAAATTATCCCCAGGAGAAGCTCATCGCCGCGGTGACCCCTTTTTGGGCTGAAAAAGGCTTTAATCTTGCCGATGGCGAATTTGTCCGCAAGGCGATGGAAAACCTCCGCACCCGGTCGCGGACGATCGTGGAGATGGCCGATTCCGGAGCGTTCTTCTTCAAGGATGAGGTGGAATACGAACCGGCGGCGGCGGAGAAATTTTTGACGGCGGAGTATTTGGGACATCTGGAGGCGGTAGCCGAAAAGCTTCCCGGCGTTGCCGATTATACAAAAGACGGCATCGAGATTTTTCTGCGGGCGCTGGCCGAGGAGCGGGGCACAAAGCTCAAGTGGCTGGCCCAGGCCTTGCGGGTTACCCTGACCGGAAAGACGGTAAGCCCCGGGATAGACGAGATTATGGCAACCATCGGCAAAAAGCGCGTCCTGGGAAAGATAAACAAGGCGGTCGATTACATCAAGGCCCGCAGTAATTGA
- a CDS encoding arsenate reductase ArsC → MEREKVLFVCVHNSARSQMAEALMNHLCGDRFEAKSAGLEPGLLNPLVVRAMAEIGIDISENKTKGVFDFLQTGELFSLVVTVCDEASAERCPFFPGVFKRLHWGFPDPSQISGTQDEKLEAIRKIRDDIKNRIMELCATR, encoded by the coding sequence ATGGAAAGAGAAAAAGTCCTTTTTGTATGCGTTCACAACAGCGCCCGCAGCCAGATGGCCGAAGCCCTGATGAATCACCTGTGTGGCGATCGCTTTGAGGCGAAAAGCGCCGGACTGGAACCGGGATTGCTGAACCCCCTTGTCGTCAGGGCAATGGCGGAGATCGGCATCGACATTTCCGAAAACAAGACCAAAGGCGTTTTTGACTTCCTCCAGACGGGCGAGCTGTTTTCGCTGGTCGTCACCGTCTGCGACGAGGCCAGCGCCGAGCGCTGCCCTTTTTTCCCCGGCGTCTTCAAGCGCCTCCACTGGGGGTTCCCCGACCCATCCCAGATTTCCGGCACGCAGGACGAAAAGCTGGAAGCCATCCGCAAAATAAGAGACGACATCAAAAACAGAATCATGGAGCTCTGCGCAACACGCTGA